The Sandaracinus amylolyticus genomic interval GCGATCGAGCGCGTCGGTCTCCACGCCGAACACGGTCGCGATCGAGCTGCGCAGCTCGTGCACCGAGAGCCGCCGCACCGACGCGACCGCAGCATGGCCGGGATCCGTCGGATCGGTCGGATGGGTCGGCTGGCGGGGGCCGTGGCCGCTGGGCCCTGCTGGGCCGTCGAGCAGACCGCCTCGGCACGCGCCGAGCGCGAGCAGGAGCGCGAGGAGCGAGAGAGCACGCGGCGTCATGCGCGGTGCGCAGTGCAGCGCGTGTACCGCCGCGAAATGCGCGAATTCGCCGGTGATTCAGGCGTCGCGTGGCGGGGTCGGGCCGCCATGTCGGCGGGATCCGACACTCGCGCGGGGCGCGCTCTGCAGCGTAGGATCGAGCCTCGATGAGCGATGGCAAGACCGTCCCCACGCGACGCACCGGAGTGCCGGTGCGCGCGGTGCGCGTCACCGTGGTGACGGGGCCCGACGCGGGTCGTGCGTGCGAGTCGCACGACGAGCCGATCACGGTGGGCACCGCCGACGGCAACTCGCTCGTGCTCTCGGATCGCGCGGTGTCGCGGTACCACCTCGAGCTGCGCGGGCGCGGCGATCGGATCCTGCTCACCGATCTCGCGACGACCAACGGCACGAGCGTCGGCGGTGCGCTGGTCGAGGACGCGTCGGTCGCGCTCGCGAGCGGCACGACGGTGCGGCTCGGGCAGACCGAGCTGCGCGTCGACGGCGGCGAGGTCGTGCTCGTCGACGTGCCGGGGAACGACGGCGCGGCCGGGATCGTCGGGCGCACCGTGGTGATGCGGCGCCTGCTCGATCGCATCGCCGGCCTCGCGACGAAGGACGCGCCGGTGCTGCTGCTCGGCGAGTCGGGCACCGGCAAGGAGCTGCTCGCGCGCGCGCTGCACGAGGGGATCGCGAGCGAGCCCGGCACGCGGCGCGATCGTCCGTTCGTCACCGTCGACTGCGGCGCGGTGCCCCCTTCGCTCTTCGCGTCGGAGCTCTTCGGGCACGAGCGCGGCGCGTTCACCGGCGCCGATCGCGCCTATCCGGGCGCGCTCGAGCGCGCCGACGGAGGCACGCTCTTCCTCGACGAGATCGGCGAGCTGCCGGCGGAGCTGCAGGCGTCGCTGCTCGGCGTGCTCGAGCGCCGTCGGGTGCGTCGCGTGGGCGGTCGCGACGAGCGCGCGATCGACGTGCGCCTCGTCTCGGCGACCCATCGTGATCTGCGCGCGGACGTGAACGCGGGGCGGTTCCGGCTCGATCTCTATTACCGCATCGGCGTGGTCACGGTGCGCGTGCCGCCGCTGCGCGAGCGGGTCGAGGACGTGCCGCTGCTCGTCGAGCGATTCCTGCGCGCGAGCGGGTACGAGGGCGAGGTGTCGGCGCTCTTCTCGCCCGCGGTGATGCGCGAGCTGCGCGCCCATCGATGGCCGGGCAACGTGCGCGAGCTACGCAACGTGGTGACCGCCGCGCTCGCGGTGGGCGAGACGCCCGAGCTCGTCGCGGGCGAGCGCAGCGAGGAGGCGGCGGGGAGCGACGACGACGTGATCGGTCGTGTGCTCGGGCTGCCCTACAAGGAAGCGCGCAAGCGCTTGGTCGACGCGTTCGAGGTGCGCTACGTGCGCGCGCTGCTCGAGAAGACGGGCGGCAACGTGCGCGCGGCGGCGCGCGAGGGCGAGATGGATCGCTCGTACCTGAACGATCTGATCAAGCGCCACGGCATTCGCGAATGATCAGAACCGAACGGCGACGCCGGTGCCGGTGATCGCGACGCGCGCTTCGGCTCCGGTGCGGAGCCACGCGAGATCGAGCACGACGAGCAGCGCGCCGAGCGCGGTGACGCCGATCGACGTGTACGCGAGGCCGGCCATGAGCAGCCCCTCGTCGCGCGTGGCGACCGTCGGCTGCGCGACGTAGGCCGCTTCGAGATCGCTCGTGCGGATGCTGAAGCCGATGATTCCCGCGGCCCCGAGCACCGCGAGCGCGCCGCCGGTCCACGTGAGCCATCCCGGCGCCAGCGTGGGCTCGGGCTCGCGCGGAGGTGGCAGCGGAGGCACGGGTGGCGGCACGCGCGCCGCGACGATCCGCGCGCGCAGCGCATCGGCCTGCGAGCGCGCCCGGGCGCGCGCCGCCTCGTCGAGCTGCGTGCTGATCGCAGCGGCCTCGTACTCCTGGAGCGCTTCCTCGGGCCGACCCAGGCGCTCGAGGCAGACCGCGATGTTGAAGCGGACCGCGTCGTGCGGCGCGAGCTCGAACGCGCGGCGGAACAGCGTGAGCGCGCGCGCGTCGTCCTCCTCGATGAACGCGGCTTCACCCGCGCGGAACGCCTCGCGCGCCGCGGCGCGTGTCGCTTCGTCGTCCTGCGCGAGCGCGGGCATCGCGACGAGCACGACGAAGAGCGCGAGGATCGCGGCGAGCGAGCGCATTCAGTACGGATTGCCGAGCAGCTGCTCGGCGCGACCCGACGCGGCGCGCGGCGGAGTCGGAGCCGTGGTGACGGGCGGCGTCGCCGCGCTCTCGGTCTCGCGCTCGCGCGAGGATCGTGCGCTGCGTGCGCGCCGCGCGCGCGGCGGCTCGGGCGCGACCGGCGCGGGCTCCGCGATCGCCGGCGGCGCTTCGATCAGCGGCGGCGCCTGCGGAGGAGCGGGCGCGATCACCGGCGCGGCCTCGACCACCGGCGGGCTCGTCGCGGGCGTGTCTCCGTACGCCGCGGACGAGAGCGCGGCCCACGCGGCGATCCCGCCCGCGCCGAGGACGACGAGCGCCGCCGCGACGAGCCCCACGCTCGCGCGACGCGGCGTCGCGACCGGCGCATCGACGATCGGCGGGCTCGCGAGCACCTTCGCGAGCGCGTCCTCGTCGCGCGCCTTCTCGTCCGCGAACGATGCGGACATCCACGACGCGATCGCCGCCGCGCGCCATCGATCGGGCGCGTCGAGCGCGCGCACGATCTCCGCGGCCGACGCAGGACGCAGATCCATGTCGCGCTCGAGGCACGCCATCACTTGATCGGCCACCGCGTCGGGCACGTCGGGCGCGACGGCACGCAGATCGGGGATCGTCGCGTGCATCACGTTCCACATCGT includes:
- a CDS encoding sigma 54-interacting transcriptional regulator; the encoded protein is MSDGKTVPTRRTGVPVRAVRVTVVTGPDAGRACESHDEPITVGTADGNSLVLSDRAVSRYHLELRGRGDRILLTDLATTNGTSVGGALVEDASVALASGTTVRLGQTELRVDGGEVVLVDVPGNDGAAGIVGRTVVMRRLLDRIAGLATKDAPVLLLGESGTGKELLARALHEGIASEPGTRRDRPFVTVDCGAVPPSLFASELFGHERGAFTGADRAYPGALERADGGTLFLDEIGELPAELQASLLGVLERRRVRRVGGRDERAIDVRLVSATHRDLRADVNAGRFRLDLYYRIGVVTVRVPPLRERVEDVPLLVERFLRASGYEGEVSALFSPAVMRELRAHRWPGNVRELRNVVTAALAVGETPELVAGERSEEAAGSDDDVIGRVLGLPYKEARKRLVDAFEVRYVRALLEKTGGNVRAAAREGEMDRSYLNDLIKRHGIRE
- a CDS encoding tetratricopeptide repeat protein, translated to MRSLAAILALFVVLVAMPALAQDDEATRAAAREAFRAGEAAFIEEDDARALTLFRRAFELAPHDAVRFNIAVCLERLGRPEEALQEYEAAAISTQLDEAARARARSQADALRARIVAARVPPPVPPLPPPREPEPTLAPGWLTWTGGALAVLGAAGIIGFSIRTSDLEAAYVAQPTVATRDEGLLMAGLAYTSIGVTALGALLVVLDLAWLRTGAEARVAITGTGVAVRF